The window CTCGCCACCGCCGTGCTATTGTTCGCCGGCAACGGGGCCACCTTCCGGTTTCCCGCCGCCAACGCCGCCGTCTGGCTCTCGGCCTATGCCGCCGTGCTCTACTGGCTCGCCCGCACCCCCGGCCCCGCCCTCCGCAGCCTCCGCGCCGCCTGGCCATTGCTGCTTTTGCCGCTCCTCGCACTCGCTTCACCACTGTGGAGCGTCAATCCACCCCGCAGCGCCGCCGCCGCATTCCAGCTGCTGATGACCATGCTCATCGCCATCCGCATCGCCGGTCTGCTCGGCCCCCGTGCCATCTTCACCGCCCTGTTTATCGCCCAGTCGGCCGGGCTCGCCCTGTCGCTTGCCAACGCCGCCACCAACGCCCTGCCCCCGGCGTGGGAGGTCCATGGCCCGCTGCTCGGGATCTATGTCCAGAAGGGCTGGATGGGCAAAGCCGCGTTCTGGTGGGCCTTTTCCGCAACCGCCCTCGGCCTGTGGTATCGCCACCTGCCGCTGGCGCTCGCCGCCACCGCGCTGGCCGCCGCCCTCGCCCTGAAGGCGGAGAGTGTCCTCGCCCTGCTCGCCTTTGCCGCCATCGGCCTGATGCTGCTGTTCGCCACCGCCCGCCGCCTGCCGCCCACCCTCGGCCCGGCCCTGCCGCTGGGCGCGGCCACCCTGGCTCTCGGCCTTGCCGCCATCGCCAACCTCACTGGCGGTGATCTCGTGTCAGCCACGCTCGACGGTCTCGGCAAGTCCGGCACCCTCACCGGCCGCACCGTTCTCTGGGACATCGGCCTCGGCGCATGGTCCGACAGCCCGCTGCTCGGCACCGGCTACGGGGCCTTCTGGTCCTCCGCCACCTATGCCTGGGAAATCGCCTTCGTCCACGCGACCGTGGACAGCGGCCTCGCCGGGTTTCACAACGCCTACGTGGAGGCGCTTGTCTCCCTGGGCCTGGCCGGTGCCGTCCTGTTCGCCGTCCTGATTGTCGCCACCCTCCAGCGGCT of the Algicella marina genome contains:
- a CDS encoding O-antigen ligase family protein; the encoded protein is MTLAIRRSTIAVLATAVLLFAGNGATFRFPAANAAVWLSAYAAVLYWLARTPGPALRSLRAAWPLLLLPLLALASPLWSVNPPRSAAAAFQLLMTMLIAIRIAGLLGPRAIFTALFIAQSAGLALSLANAATNALPPAWEVHGPLLGIYVQKGWMGKAAFWWAFSATALGLWYRHLPLALAATALAAALALKAESVLALLAFAAIGLMLLFATARRLPPTLGPALPLGAATLALGLAAIANLTGGDLVSATLDGLGKSGTLTGRTVLWDIGLGAWSDSPLLGTGYGAFWSSATYAWEIAFVHATVDSGLAGFHNAYVEALVSLGLAGAVLFAVLIVATLQRLTRWYLATTSPDATIWLAACAAILLMGLMDDYFFRQHAPHLVLFAAAFLHADPARWRVRPPNRRNAGPSAAGTGPHRPPATRPAVP